The genomic window GCCCTGTACACTGACCGTTTCCCATGAAACTGCCCTGGAAGCCACCATACCCACCACCGTCTTGCTCTTGCCTGAAAAGTTTATTATTCAAATTATAATTAGTGTCAATATATGCACCCATATTTGGCTGTCCCTGAAATGATATGTTCTTATTGACCGTGGTAAGCTTATGCGTGGATGGTAAACACAAATTTCTTTGCATGCTTGCATAACCTTGTGCGCCCGTGGTCGGCGTATTGACTGTGTCATATACGCCTGTGATTGGCGCATGGAAGTTGCTTTGTGGCCTCATGCCTTCGTACAGTGCACTTGTATTACCTTGTGCGCCCGTGGTCAGCGTATTACCTGTGTCATATACGCTCGTGATTGGCGCATGGAAATTGCTTTGTGCCCTCATGCATTCGTACCGTGCACTTGTGTTACCTTGTGCGCCCGTGGTCATCGTATTACCTGTGTCATATACGCTCGTGATTGGCGCATGGAAATTGCTTTGTGCCCTCATGCATTCGTACCGTTCACTTGTGTTACCTTGTGCGCCCGTGGTCAGCGTATTGACTGTGTCATACATGCTCGTGATTGGCGCGGTGGTAACCTCAGCTGCTCTTATATTTTCGGCACTCTGTCGACATTGCAAGATTTAGTTTTCCTTTTGTAGTTGGCACAATTGCTTTTTCAACTTCATCAACTCATTTCTCAAACTAATTAAATCATCGCATTTACCTGTATTTTCATTTTGCATATTTTCGTTCGTGACCTCGTACCATCATGGTATAAGCAAGCGAAACGCTTCAAAAAACttagttttatttcaatttaagcaCGCGTTCTTGTCAGTtagtacaataaaatttttaattcagaaAATTTGAGATCATACTTGTTACACGCAACAATGTTGCATTATCGATTAACATATCGACTTTGATGGCCTTGCCACATTTAAATTCATTAAAGTTTGGGAATAgttcctacattcacactctatattgaattatattttaccgtTCAATGATGTGATTGATGATTAGGTGTGATCAGATGTTTTATCTGGTTAAGCATATGTGATACTACTTTATTGTTGGTTGGAtaccaagctaaaaaaactgacgaaactttatcggaacttcaaaacacaaaaacaattcctatcgtgaaaaagcgagaccactattcccccaaatttagtgagtttgacatgtttttgtttatgttttacattttatttttacattaacactttttaCAAGAAaagcaatgcaaataacacgcgaaaattatttcggtctctaatggttcacttttttcacaagaaagttgattttagtagtgtttttatgcaccaaattttcaaacaacttatagaaatacaaactggctcgtttgtttttaatgaactagattgtattttccttgtatttcgttagttttttgaaatataggttacacacttacaccagtactgaagccgtattaggagggagtgcgacaaaaaattgaagataaaatacaagaaaaaatacacgaaaataaagtagtgtcatataggtattatggctttatggttataagtcaccattaattcgcccttgaGTCCTGCTTTTATATACTGTCAaaacatcagctgtaaaaaaACTGTAGTCCAATGGAGCCGCACAAGctctttgtggggagggaaactaataacctctgaagagtttataccaatggaaaatttttgttgtggcacagatgaaggaaggtgactcaggtgaatagaaaaagcctgaatcgctgtaggacgatgccatggaaatgGATATAATTTCATCGAGATTCTCGGAATTAGGTAGCGCCAACGGAATCGCCGATAGGCCTATGTACTTTgctgtatttaaatttaaatgacttaaactctagtatctgtttttgttgttatattatcgacaaacaaaattccaaatttcaggccggttttaccttgtaatatttgcaTTATGGAGAGAACTGTCAAATTCAATCTcactttttttaatatactttCTGTTCATTGCCAATTCATACAATTGGCGAATCATTGTGACtttatacaagtggcgaatgtttgaaaaaaacgtccctacaagacggaggtaaccagttcacccacacattcaaagcttttttcgctctccactaacacatcgacgtttcatgctgtcatcgaaatgacagttcattaattattccggaaaaattgaaacgcaaaaaaaatataaattgtttacaacgaaaaatatcttgtgcttttagttgtgacatgtgacggaaattaaaaattttgttgcagagaacacctttttgcgttggcgaccttcgcccaaaataacattaagttaatttgagttgtgacatgtgacggaaattaagaatattgctgcagagaccatctttttgcgttggcggccttcgcccaaaataatattaagggttaaagttttacaagacggtacaccacctaatttaaaaatatcaaataataataaaaacggagctcgaagcgcgccttttgattccacgtttgataatttttgataaaaattggtggtgcaccgtcttttaaatcgttaccatattaagttgtatagaatcgacgggatggcctacaaggttttatgtcaactaaatcgctcccgatatggtcgggctagtaccttaatggttcccggaacgtacccgatctgcatccggcaaaggaccaccaaagtccataacggggagtgtccttatcgctacaacaacaacaacattatttactttctgattttcattcatacgtatgtgcatttttaaataataaaaaaaatgttatattattctaatagatagcatctccgccgggttgcggttcagctcagaatatgcctaaatcaaaggaaatctacaaaaacaaggtactttacaagcaacatgctttggaatacggtaccaaactggttggatgtatttccctaaaaaagggtggaactacgcatcttggtttgccagtatttgcttcggtaatttatattgatttgtagtgattaaaaattgcaatagtagataatgtaatgtgaattaaaattgaataggtagccggagcaaaaaaggcaactgatcggcatgcaactgttatttatgtggtgccaccgggagctgctgctgctatcctagaagcattagaagcagaaatgtctttgattttttgcatcaccaaagttgtgccaaaacatgatagggttcgcgttaagcacgctctcttaaggcaaaaaaaatcgcgtctagtcaggcccaaTTGTTCAgaaatcatcgcaccagaaagggtaagtaaattggctaccatattaaatatataagcaacatgtatgaattttttagtgataatttgtcatgcttttgttgataatcaactgaagaatgcaaatacgacagagttcgaagttcatgtgaaaaccaattaatttttttaattagcatttggagagaaaaatacatatgtatgtatgcatagaactgcatagaaggggaggaaaaatgaattattatcagtagatttgcaagatttttgtcatttcccctgcatcgcagttgtcattacattgcgttaagagaggacatcaacaccttactacccacagccagttaaaattattgtaaattttgctcttttcatcactgtttcaaaacgtggaaagttatatatcgagcattccatggagaatggtgcattttagtagactttcgcattgccggcattattaatattcaatccctagaaggtttaatgtagtcatatcaatagttcccgagatggtggggctagtaccacaatggtgcttgttacccgaacgtagatagatagatcatttattgaggattgcacagtgacttgcacatctccttcacagcacctcatcctagccgacttccttgatgaaccccagcagtgttctttgcttgagggattaaatgtgggaatgctctggccatggtgagcccataaacttagccctacgtcttgaaattgcgccgcaatctagaaggatatggtccaccgtctgctgatccatcacaaaatcggtatgtgttgttcgatactatacccagcttttgcatgtgactgttcagtctacagtgtcttgtaagaatagccgttcgggttcttaggttatctttttgagaggcctattaatgccctatatcgagttgtcctGTAAcgccctaacagtaacttagattgactcaggcctggcatattgcgccagtgttcttccctatttccctttcttctactaatagatgcccctgtaggccaactggcaggaacggctcgggatcgatgggtcatgcagttgctgcctctcttaccgtgttgtccgcctgttgttgttgtagtagcagtgcttcgccccatccaataggtgcgaccgatcacaaattgtcatcaatgtcctctaacgggagtccaaagaaactttctgtttcaacaggggtgggccataatgagaggagtgttagaggcgttggttgcacaatacagttaaagagatggttggtgacatgtggggacacattacaagcaggacaatgttttgtatgtcggggttgattgtggataggtaagagtttaacctgttacgttatccagctcgaagttgggctagagtgactactctcgtttccctagggagagtgcgttcctcctctgctagttttgttctttgagtacaggaatcaccggcatagaggtccgacgcctgtttgtggagttcactgaagacatgcttgtgttttttaacttcaaatggctgtgttctcaggtgccgtatttcctcataatgtaatgaagccgtgaacaacaagagccacaaaagatttataaaagttacgaggacgctggattttggaatctagcccagagcaacctgtccgatgcaaccatcccttgcacgtgaaacactgacaagagtatttatttttttaatttaatttatttattattacggctgtttaggcccaaaacttaaactactaagtacaattcattgttataatcacttatttctattgaatatgctgttggaatgccatgtgattccgatcagcatatttactagcgtgacagagggacgagtctgggagccactcattaaaggaaggttggaaaggacgcgtttccaatcctccagtgctcccagcttaaggcaacaaaatttggaacttatatttttcaattatatgtgtattttaagctttcggaatgtattagtctccgatcaatgaagctaaacatgtctttggatgttggaaattgaaaataagtgtatccaatcacccctcaactttgtttagtaaagacgctgtcggaatgcatgaagattccgattagcacagctcaacatataatgggaggttgaaaaggacgtgtttccaatcccccttgctccaacttttatttggccttattttcgttaattttgttacacattatataattttattgttatatttatgctgtcggaatgcgaatgattccgatcagcaacagtaaataccagctggaaataccgaattccagcgaaattagttgttggacctgtctggagttacaggtggcgagcgattttcttttctttagggccggatgcattgtattttgctgctaccattattaccattcccttttcgcgctccagtatcggtatatcatgtaaaaaaataaaagaaaaaaaaactatcttattggaagggttttacaatgctccaataaacttttttttaaaagtattgaagttattactactttttatgtgattaggaagttcattgaaatatttcaggcccttatatatatgaccgtcctaaaaagattcttttccggcaaacgcagcaaacccatttctcagtactggggtcaggagaaggacccggattggagtcgataccttcccggaagaggagagtatggcgcagacccgctgcaaggatctgctggggggttgacaatttgtgggagagacgcaacaaattaaacatggagtccgcctgctcattgccctccactcccctgtggcctaggacccaggccaacagtactacgttgtgtgctcctaattgattcagcttttctacgcactgaaggacaagtgctgactttatttcgaacgccgcaagtgcctttagtggaacctgactgcctgactgagtatggcaattgtttctttggggtatcagcgctgaaggttcagcttagcgcactaacttatggcgaatacttccgctcgaaaatgctcggatgtgcttttagagttactgatattttggttctgggtccgaaaactctggctccaatcccctctggcgtcttcgagccatctatgtaccttccgatcttgagcctagtaatacattgcacccgcctatacctatacagccgtaccaagagacggagcagcccattacatattggcacaaccggagcactgctggacatccatcctatatgaaagctatgcattcaaaagtgtttgtaccagtggctggtgcacaccgaactggaccaatgtatgctatattgaggccttcacaaataccaagctatgtttatgtaaataatgttactgctaatgtcaatttgcacggttgagcacatacagtacctacgtttatacaaggtggaacaccacactacctacatggcgatgtagccaccgatcaggttgttgtaagagattaattaaaatatgttattcataaacactgattcttatatttttattatcattaaactgtagactagactcatgacgggtattcttactggatactgccttctggcgtcacatgcctttaaattaggcttggtcagtgatagcagatgtaggaagtgcgaggttggagtaggaaacgatcgatttcattctgtgctcgtgccctgcgcttgccgggctaagactccagctgacagatgtcagatctagaagcagcaagtggcttaagttctaggaagccgctaacccgctggagccatgagaagcgtgggtgcactttgggtgtcccaagacaagttccgtacctgctccgaataatttgatagatagatagattagatagggatctgttctaggtccaactctttggaatgcggtgtatggcggggtgctacaaaaccaccttcccggaggcacggaaattgtcggctatgcagatgatattgtcgtagtagcagtggccaagaaacttgatctgctccaagcattatgtaatgacgcaatgggaagaatagaggaatggttgacgaacacggggctggagatggctagcaataagacagaagtggttctgatgagctcaaagcggactgtggatgagttggtcctaaccataggagattttcaaataaattcaaagccctccttgaaatatctaggagtaatcattgactcaaaactaacttttagggagcacttcagggcggtgggggacaaagtttctagagttagtggaaccctaacgcgaataatgcccaacatcggcggcccaagcgaagctacccgtcagcgattatccaacgtaaccagctctataatattatatgcagcaccagtatggcacagatctaaaatggtccaccaaaaagatatactagcagcctaccgcattactgctatacgaatagcatgtgctgttccgacgacgcgatccatgttttatccaggaaaatcccagtagatctactctcaggtgaaatggccgatctgtatggcattggattcagccgaccatctgaagatggtAAGAAaaccgcaaggtcacgaacaatagttaggtggcaagaacggcgggaagattcgagaaaagagcgctgaaccttcatgctagtccggaatatagcggaatggtacgagcgaaaacacggcaaactaaattaccatctcacacagatattgagcgggcacggtggcttgaaggaatatctacataagcgtgggatagaggaggatcctttctgtccaagctgtccgtccgaattggaaggCGCAGAACaggtaatatttcactgccctcgttttcacggcgaaagactgtctgtaaacagagtttttggagaggaaccttccattaggaatttagttccacgaatttgcggacaaatagattgttagattgctgtgagcaagatggcctttatagtaatgacgaaattgatgatgcatgccgaaagggagcgtagagaaatgcgcatacgaagtagtggcgactaaatcgcctttgaagttactttaccaggtcctgattctagttatctgaaatttctcttgtgcct from Eurosta solidaginis isolate ZX-2024a chromosome 3, ASM4086904v1, whole genome shotgun sequence includes these protein-coding regions:
- the LOC137244555 gene encoding succinate--CoA ligase [ADP/GDP-forming] subunit alpha, mitochondrial-like, producing the protein MPKSKEIYKNKVLYKQHALEYGTKLVGCISLKKGGTTHLGLPVFASVAGAKKATDRHATVIYVVPPGAAAAILEALEAEMSLIFCITKVVPKHDRVRVKHALLRQKKSRLVRPNCSEIIAPERVI